A genomic window from Cytobacillus suaedae includes:
- a CDS encoding glycerol-3-phosphate acyltransferase: MAFIAYLLTSYLVGCIMFGYIVTKLSGKGDIRCKGSGNVGSRNVGRVVGKSAFVATFLGDAGKAIVVIMLGQYLGLPLIVQLIGFLFVIIGHLWPITLAFHGGKGIASFLGGIIYLEPMMACVLVGVFVVMYLIFKGFNRPGLIAIGSTPIALLFLDYEFVEWVIVFVIALLAIYADRFERKR, translated from the coding sequence ATGGCTTTTATCGCTTATTTACTTACTTCATACCTAGTTGGCTGCATAATGTTTGGGTATATTGTCACAAAGCTTTCAGGGAAGGGTGATATTCGATGCAAAGGAAGTGGGAACGTAGGCTCTCGAAATGTTGGGAGAGTCGTAGGTAAAAGTGCCTTTGTTGCTACTTTTTTAGGGGATGCAGGTAAAGCAATAGTGGTAATCATGCTTGGTCAATATTTAGGCCTACCGCTAATAGTTCAATTGATTGGGTTTCTATTCGTTATCATAGGGCATTTGTGGCCAATCACCTTAGCCTTTCATGGAGGGAAGGGGATTGCTAGTTTCCTAGGTGGGATTATCTATCTTGAACCGATGATGGCCTGTGTTCTGGTAGGAGTTTTTGTGGTTATGTATCTTATCTTTAAAGGATTTAATAGACCTGGACTCATCGCGATAGGATCAACACCGATTGCTCTATTATTCTTAGACTATGAGTTTGTTGAATGGGTTATTGTGTTTGTGATTGCATTGCTTGCGATTTATGCTGATCGATTTGAGAGGAAGAGGTAG